In Geothrix edaphica, the genomic stretch TCGCCGCACGGTATCGCCGGGAAGGAAGCTGATCCAGTCGCCCGGTGTTCGAACCGTCCCATGGAAGGAGTACCACTCGCTCGCCATGTTATTCGGCGCGGGGTACCATCCGGAACCGACGGGAAGCTCCCAGTAGTTGTCGTTATCGGGCTGGATGAGGAAGTCCCCACCGTATTCCACCCGGAGGGTGAAGGGTACTCCGCGGCGAGCTGCGGCGGGGAGGCGCAGGGCGACCTCGTCTCTCGTGTGGTGGTATTCGATCAGGTTGCCCTCAGCGTCGCGAATCTCCTTGATCCGGAGGACCCGCGTATCCTCCTCGGTCTCCAGGGCCGACCAGAGGTTGAAAGTGAACACCTGCAGTCCGTCCTCCAGGGGGAGGATGGTTTCCTGGACCACCATGTCTGCATTGCGCTTGTCCTTCGCCCGGAGATCCACGTCCAGGGCAGTGAGGAGGAAGTGCGTCGGGGCAATCTGTCCCTTCCGGGGATCCCAGCCAAGGTATTGCCGGGAAAGGAGCTGCTTGAAGAAGATGCCCTTGAGGTTAGCTCTGGGATTGGGATAGCTGCGCAGGCAACTGAGGGATTCTTCCATCTGATCGACCCCATCGTGCTGGAAGATCCATCGACGGCCGCCATCCTCTAGGTCCATGTTGGCCACGGTCTTCCAAGGGGCGTTCGCCGCCTGCATGGCCAGCAGATGGAGGGGGACATGGTGCTCCACCATGTTCCAACGCTGCTCGAACTGCCTGAAAGAATCCTCCAGCGGAGCAGACCCTGGACCTTCCCAAGGGGGAAGGACGGAGCCCCCCAGGAAGATTCTCGCTTCCTTGAAGGGAATGGTGACCGCGAGGGTTTCGCCGTTCTTGACGGCCTTCAGGGGGGTCCACTCCTTCAGATTCCGAGTGAATACCGGGTGCTCAGGTGCGAAGGAGGAGCTGTAGGACAAGGTCCCCTGCCCCTTCAGGTAGTAACCGACGGGTTTCCCATTCTGGAGAAGAGGCGACCAGGCACCCGAGAAACGGATGGCGCTGCTACCCACGGAGAGGGAAACCTCCTGGGTCTCTGTATGGGCGGGGCCCATCTGGATCTTCTCAAGGGCGCTGAATGGGGCCGTGGCCTCATCTCCCCAGAGGCCATGGCAAGCGAGCAGGAGGCTGCCTAAGCCCAGAATCCGGAACCACCTGGTTGTTGACATCGCCTCTCCGATACGAACGCGAATGCATGGGGATGAATTGGGATGTGGCTGAGATTACCATTTAATCGTCAATGGTCCCCAATCTAGCTGCCACTTTCATTCCTCGCAACGCATCGCAACGTGGTTCAGAGAGCCTTCGGTCAGGTCCTCGCGAACCTCCTCTGGAAACAGAGAGAGAGGCTGGTTGGTTCCGGGCCTACCCATGCACCGGCGTGGCCGCGTCGGCGCCCACCACGGTGATCCAGGGCCGCACCGACCAGCGATGCACCAGGCCGCTGAGGACGTAGGGATCCGCCGCCGCGAAGCGCTGGGCCGCCGCCGGGGACTCCCCCTGGAAGAGGAGGATGGACATGTCCACCGGATCCGCCACGGCTCCGCCCAGCACCAGCTCACCCCGCTGGTGGGCCTCCCAGGCCAGGGCCAGGTGCTCCTTCCGGAATTCCCCCCGGCGCTCCACATACTCGGGGCCGACCTCGTAGATCAGGAGGAAGTGCATGGAGATACCTCAGAAGAGGGAGGGGGCCCTTGGAAGCGCCACCTCACGAACCAAGGATGGGGCGAAAGACCCCGTCGTGCCCTCGTATTTTTCCATGACTGCACCCATCGGGTCATCGCCTGCGGGCCCCTCCCAGGGACCGCCGGTTCCTTCACGGGGCCAGAGGCCGGATCAGCTCCGTGCGCCAAGTGGCCGGGTCGGGGCCCGTCTCCGGTCCGGCGGCGTAGCACTCCCACAGGTCCCGGGCCGGGCGGTGGCCCATCGCCGCCAGCCAGGTATCGAACTCGCCCCAGGCGGGGCCGAGGCCCTCGTAGCCGCCGCGGTAGACGGTCCGCGCCACCGTGCCGGCGGGCCAGTGCCCGGGCTTCACGCGGCCCGTGGGGGTCACCGGCGAGGTGACCGGCACGCCGAGCTCGAAGTCGAAGGCATCGGAATGCATCTGGAGGTGGTGGGAGAACACCGGGCCCGCCGGGGCGATGCCCTGGGTGGCCAGGGTGGCCAGCAGCTCACCGATGCCCGGGCCCATGACC encodes the following:
- a CDS encoding M1 family metallopeptidase, with the translated sequence MGPAHTETQEVSLSVGSSAIRFSGAWSPLLQNGKPVGYYLKGQGTLSYSSSFAPEHPVFTRNLKEWTPLKAVKNGETLAVTIPFKEARIFLGGSVLPPWEGPGSAPLEDSFRQFEQRWNMVEHHVPLHLLAMQAANAPWKTVANMDLEDGGRRWIFQHDGVDQMEESLSCLRSYPNPRANLKGIFFKQLLSRQYLGWDPRKGQIAPTHFLLTALDVDLRAKDKRNADMVVQETILPLEDGLQVFTFNLWSALETEEDTRVLRIKEIRDAEGNLIEYHHTRDEVALRLPAAARRGVPFTLRVEYGGDFLIQPDNDNYWELPVGSGWYPAPNNMASEWYSFHGTVRTPGDWISFLPGDTVRREKDGAWNLLETRTKLPICFATILAGKYYLDEESHDGLTVRVATYGFKPGAANTVFKAQAFNVIRYYERFLGPFPFKEFTIVEKNDWGYGQAPPGMMYITRDAFEQIQSARQLQALADQVEALKRTGRWIGARPSMKTMDVRHVFAHEIAHQYWGITVKMPNLLEQWVTESFADYCAGLFEKDYKGKSLWDRNLASWGDGAESARFKAPIPLANDISYTDTYDTFYTRRNLLYNKGPLLLAALHQEQGDQVFLTWLKSIQTNFKGKFVTTKQLFNLLGYITKKDFKDFYDEYFWDMGLPKLKR
- a CDS encoding YciI-like protein, with translation MHFLLIYEVGPEYVERRGEFRKEHLALAWEAHQRGELVLGGAVADPVDMSILLFQGESPAAAQRFAAADPYVLSGLVHRWSVRPWITVVGADAATPVHG
- a CDS encoding GyrI-like domain-containing protein, coding for MLAEPQIVQVTARPTAVIHFLIPRSAVQQVMGPGIGELLATLATQGIAPAGPVFSHHLQMHSDAFDFELGVPVTSPVTPTGRVKPGHWPAGTVARTVYRGGYEGLGPAWGEFDTWLAAMGHRPARDLWECYAAGPETGPDPATWRTELIRPLAP